The Coffea arabica cultivar ET-39 chromosome 10e, Coffea Arabica ET-39 HiFi, whole genome shotgun sequence region AAGGGCATGGTTTTCGGAAGGTATGCATCCGAGAAAGGGTATTACTTTACTGCAGCAACCACTCTGCAGACTAATAACTACTGATTGATATACAGTACTTCTCATGTTATGCAGGCTGAAACCATCAAGTTTACCCTCGAACAACAAATGGTGTTTCTTGCCAGGATGGTGGGACATTTCGACGTAGCAGATGAAATCACTCCCATCAGAATTGATAACTTTGACTGAGGCGTCCGTAGTTGATGTTGGAGTCCGCTATTACGGCTGATACAAACCTTTACTGCACATTTTTTGTATGAAGAATTTTACGCAGCACTGATGATTATTCTGTGCAGCTGGAGTCTGCTATAACTACTTGTGTTCAGAGCCGCCTGATTCTGATTCATGCACTCGGACGTTACCACCAAGAGCGTGGAAATCTTGGGTGCTCTTCTCGACCAACTATGCCCATAGACCATatccatgaatgatttaacacgagagaaaaaataatgaaaggtATCAGGGTTTACATTTGCTGATCTCATTCCTCATTCTTCAATGACTTGCCATCTTTTTCAGCCATCAATCATCCCTTGGATGAATTTTCCTCATATTGCGGCCAGGTAAGGAAGAATGTAGAATTTCAGCTTCGCCGATGCAAGATGCTATTTTTGGTCCCTGAGGCAGGAAAGGCGAACTCGAGAAAGCCGTAAGGCACTAATTTTCTCACCTATTTGATCCTTTTATGAAAAGGCTGCGTAAGCGCTATCTGCCATATTGCCATTTTTTCTTAAACGCACAATCCAAATGCTGTAACAGATACCTTTTCTTAGTGAAAATAGCAGAAAAGATtccttcaagaaaaaaaaagaaggcagaAAAGAAACAACTCGTTCCAGCGTAGCTTGTCCTGATCTTATCTTTTTATTGGACTTGAGATTCCAAGCTTTATAATGAGGTagataaatttcaaaaaaaaaaaaaagagaacttAATACTAGTCGAATTTGAAATCTGATGGTCATTTGATTAGCGTACCCAccatttaaattaaattttaggTATTAATCCTAATCTTACAATTAAGTCCAATGAAAGCGCGCCATGTGAATCAAGATGAGTGTTAACTACTTCATTTctccatttttttctcttttcacgCTCTTTTTTATCTCTCAACAACTACTAGAATCAATATTTGAACCCTAAACTTAGTAGCGAAGGAAACTTTAAAAATTCTCTTCTGGCCACTGAATCACTGAACCAGCTCCAGTGATACTAATTATCCTATCTCGACTGCTAAGAAGATTTATCAAAGAATCAAAATTTGACTCCCAAATTGTACATAAGGCCTGAGATTTGGGTGGTCAAGACTTGCACCGTGAGAGATCATATCATCTAAAATTTTGGTGGAGGAAAGACCAAGTTTGAATTTATTACGGGGTAGAACTAAAAATTAAACAGATTTTAAGGCATTCAACTCTGATTTTCAAGctcttgggggggggggggggggggggggggcttgCCATCGAGCCATGGCAAAGTTGGAAACATGATCAGAAATAAAAACCAGTAAGATAACACGGTAAAGAGCTACGTGTAACACGAATTTGCTGTGCATGTGGATGAGTCTCTGTCGCAAATCTGAGTATCCTAACACGTGTACATCTCTAATCACATATATATGACAAGATTTTAGACAAATTAACGCTTTACAGGTAGAGGCAAATTGAGAGAGTGGCAAAAATGGAGTCAAcgaaggagagaaaagagaaagtgGAGAAGGGGCAAACGGAACAGAAGGGAAGTGTTGATCCAATAGCCAAGGCTAGGGAGGTACTTCAAGAAGCTGTCATTAGCAAAGATGATGGAAAGGCTCAGGGCGATAATAATGACGAGAAGGAAGGAGCAAAAGACCctgatgacattttggttttTGCTAGAGCTGTTCACCACACTGATTCCTCGCTTGATTGATATATAGCTACATGACGAGAAGTATCTATGAAGTGTAAATGAGACGAAGAGGGTTTtagaggtgactggccagtctAAGTTACTGTACAATTTTCAGTTTGTTTCAATATGAGAGTTGGAAATCACAAGTTTAAATTGTTCTTACTCATTCTTGATTCTTAATTCTTTACGGAAAGGAGAGTAGCAAAAGCATGACAGGATTGATTATGCACAACATAATTTTGGATGGGAAGGATATTGCAGATATTAAATATTCTACTCAAGATTTGTGAGTTGCAACCATATATCACCTCAGAGATCTAAGCCAAGAAAAGATTGTTCCATATGAAAAATCGCAAAAAAAGTCTTAATttctccaaattttcaaagGCGAGGTTCTTTTACTTGCCTGGTACATCTTCTTAGTTATTGGAGAGATCATTAGAGTATATCACTTAGGTCCTTTGCAAGTAGGATGAAGTAACTAAATCCATTTTTGTCATGCTTTGTGCTCATGGCATGTATCTTAATATGAGAAGAAGATAAAGAGAATTTataatgaaatgacaaaaaggACAATAGTGCATGTTTCCAACCATGAATTTTTAATTCAGATGCTTTCTATCGGTCACATTGAATACTTAAGCTATGCATACAGCCATACGGGTCCACACATTGGATGTCTTTTACTACTCTCATCTCCATACCaatttacatttttatataCGAAATGGGATTGCTAAGTTAGTGAAGTTACGGCTACTATCCTGGTCACTACACTCAGCAATGTCCTTTAAACTAGTCCAAGATTTTCTCTTCCGCTTGCTTGATGGTATGGAAGCTTTCTTTGCATCAACAGGAACAGAACTGCTTTCTGATTCAACAATTTTCTTGGATCCTGATCTAGtccttttcctctttcttgTATCCAACAAAGTCTCAACTTTAGCCGAGGGAGTTGTAGAACTGTCATTCGCAGGATCCttgttaattattttttgtgaaGCAATTCCATCCACCTTGGACATGGGATCATTTTTGCTTGCTGTAATGACCTTTGCTTTGGCAAACTTTGGATGACTTGATTTGGTAGGATCTGATTTTGAAGAGACTTTGGGCTTCGATGGACACAACTCTTTCATGTAGCCTTTCGGGGTTCCTCTCTTCAAGTTTCTATGCGAACAAAAGTGGCAGCTGTAAACCACACTGTTTTCAATCGAAAGACTACGTTTCTTGCGCCTTcgctttggatttggttttaTCTTCTCAATCCGAACCGTACAATTATAGCCAGGTTGAAGAATAGATTCACACCTGTAGAAAAATTACAATGGTAATCAAAACATTAGACACGCAGATGAATGTTTGTATTATAATCCACCACCATGGTGGTAACAACATTAAGATTGTACTGCAGTATCTCCTTTGCTTCTATACAATCAAGAAAAATAGTCTTGCAAGAATCGATCTTTAGTAGCAAAGAGCCAGAAGGAACCATCCAGGCAGTGAAAACATCTAGAAATATGGGTGAGCATCGTTGCATCAGCCATCTGCATAAAGGGTTATATTAGGACTTCATTCTACATCTATGCTTCCTTCCTTCGCTTTCTTGCTCTAGCTGAGGGCAACTAGAGATAATAACTTGGGCCAATGAGTGTTGTACTCAGACCTATATGTCAGTTTTAGGAATGATATTACTTCCAAAACAATTCGTTGTTGTAGAAATACCAGTTAATCTTCGAGTCATGAAATTCACTAGCTACTCCTAGATAGAAGCACAAACAAAATATGTTTATCCGAAACATCAAGCATGTTTGAGGAGATTGGTTTCACGGAAGTATTTTCCCAAAATACGGTAAGACGGCCTTCTATAAGCTACTAGAGCAAATTCTACAAGAACGTTGTGTGTAAAAACTTGATTGTCCAAAACAGTTTACTCCATTACAGAGAAGAGGTCATAATCTGATAGACATACACGTAATTTAACTGTACCGCATCACAAACCAAAGCCTTTAAGCCTCTAAAATTCCTAGGAACTAATCATGGAAGCACTAAATCAAACTAAAAAACGTTACTACTGAAATAGAACACAACAACTCTAATACAACCAAATAGGACTTGTATCGAACATGTAGAATACGCCACAAGTAGAAAGCACAAAAACGATAGGAAAAATGGGAAGAATTTAGGGGACCTCTGGCAGGAGAACAATGAAGGGTCAGGAGGAACACCCAAGGCTTCAGCAGTGGCAGCCAAGCGGTGGCCAAAAAAAGCACCTAGTGAACATACGGAAGCTTCGGCAGTAGCCCAGATAGCGAGGTTTTTAAGGTGGTCCAATTTCAACATGGACTTGGGATTTACGCTGCTCTGTTTCTTTCCGCTAGATTCTTCTCTCATTGTTCCTGAAGGAGCCTGCTGCAAGTGTGGCTGTGAAGATATTGCCGCTGCTGCTGCTGTGGATGAATTCTTCTTCTTACCCATCGCTACTCAAATTTGGAAACTCAATAAAAGTatcaaaatatgttttaaacaCTTAATGAGGAATCGCAGCCACAATATCAAGAACAGTAACAGTAAGATTCAAACTAGTAAATAGTCTGATAATAcctgaaacaaaaaagaaaaagaatcagATAATTACCCAAATCAACTTAGCTAGTTGGTGGGGTTTTGATTGTTTGGACCAACGAAATAGAATAGAAAGCAGTGCCAGAGAGTGGCAGCAGCAGGGAAGAAGAGGGAGGAATGATTGAGGGACGGAATAAAAGGAGAAACTCAGGTAGAGGCCGCATGAGTCTTATGACTTACAGTCTGGGCTGGGACAAGATGGGTTCGAGACAGTTTAGCCCAGGTCATGGTATTCGGGCCAAATAACTACTACTAGTCTACTACTTGTTTTCTTTGTGAACAGATTTCGACACAAAATAGTgcgggataatttcataaaccccCCTGAGATTTTTTATAATTACAACCACCACCtttaaagtttgaaaaattacacttatccGTGCGTCCGATCCTGAGGTGACTGCAATTGTTTAAAAAACTCAAGGAGGTTCCTGAAATTATACCGTGCAACAATGAAGATATTGGCTTCAGCCTCCTCGCTCCCAAACTTTAACTAACACAAGATAAAATTTTTATACTCCAAGAAAAACTTTTCATGTTAGCATAGAATTATAGTGAATTTTATGGTGAGAGCatttaataattgaaaaaaTGTAGTTTGGTCCATTCTAATTTGGTCTATACAATAGGAACTACTTCCATATAATATGTTATCCATGTAATCCTCTCTAGCTCACTCCCTATTAACATGAGGTGGTTTAGGTATAACAACTGGAGTTTTATAGACTTCAAGAGCTGCATATCTTGCTGCTAGGACTGAAGTGGCGGCACCAATTACAATAgcatcctcatcatcatcactatcgGGATCCATCTATGAAAATTTAATATAATTATTAATTGATTGCATGCATATAATTGTTAATTAGGATTTAAAGATGTACTTACCAATGGAATACCTTAGCGAATGTGTAAGGAGTACGATTACTTGAACAGAAATTCGCAACAGAAATCCAACTGCCGCCCAAAACCATGATGCCAATAAGATTACTTGTTTGGGTAATAAACATTTAATTCACGTAGCAGTAGATTATTAGTAGTGTACCAGAAAAAGCCAGAGTGATGCAGGGGTCTCAAATGCAGAGTGATGCAGGTTATACCAATAGCAGTTAATGTTCTCCTTAAATGTGGGCGGGCCCAAGAAGAATAAGAGTATATAAAGGACATAGGAAAAGAAAGTTAGCTTGTGTTCATAGTTCAGCTGTTTCAGCACCCGAGacagaggaaaagaaacaatATGATTGTGTAGTCTCCTAAAACTTTTGTTAGCTACTTCATTACTTTTTCCCAGAGAACCCCTTCCAATGAATCACGTTAAAAAGTGGACAGGATTGGTAAAACAATCTTGCTGCTGAAATCTGATATTAAAATAGGAGAGTGCAACTGTCTGTACAAATGTTGCACGAAATCTGCATGAACATGCAAATACTAAGTCCCGAAGTGATCTGTGGCTTTTCTTTCTGATTAAACATCTATACAGGTCCACTTCAGTTTACAGGAAAGACagcaaaaaaaatcaattatgcGCTGATGTTGGAGCTTGGGGCGCAGGCTTAGCCCTATTGGCTTGAGCTGGTTCTACTTGTGATGACACATTTCAATAGAACTGAACTCATTCTTCAAATATAGAATTTTAAGTAGGACGAATATAGTCAGACATTATAGGATCTGTTATGATTCACGAAAAACAAGAATATCATTATAGCTTGTTAACTGCAACGCTGGGAGATTCTTTGCTCTCTGGGATGAACACAAGCAAACTGTTTTCCTTCCTAATCAGATTTTGTCAACTATTTACAAATGGTCTCGCCAGACTGTAAGAAAAACACTACCCTACCCTACCCTACCCGGATTCTGATTCCAAGAATCATAAAACCCCCAAAACTCAGCAGCCAAATTAATTCATTAGCATCAATCAAATCAGATTTAACCCTAATCAGGTAagaacaaactaaaacaaaagcaactcacaaaaattcattcaaATCCAACTTCAAGAATCTACACCAGTATTCTAGacaatttttcaaaggaaaagggaggaaaaaaagGCTAATAAGAGACCATCATACCTCTGGAAATACTTAAGGAGTTTTCACCCTTGTTGGAAATGCTACTGTAGGAACGGGAATGAGATTGTGCTTAGGCCGTCAAACAAGCTTCTGAGGCTGCATAAGCAAACGCATCCACAATGGCGGGCACAGCTCACAAACAAAAAGCAGACTGAAGAGTCAGAGAGGGAGATGGTTACCGGCCGCAATGGCTAAGTCTAGTTCCGATGACTAGAGAAATGGaccacacaaactcacactcaCACAAACGCATCCACACATGACTTGAGCCGTTGATATTGGCCgctttcaaaggaaaaaaatatatgagagagagagagagagagagatgccgGAGTAGCTCACCTGATGAGATGCCAAAGAGAGAGATGCCGGGAATGAAAGTTATTTTCCTGATGAGATGTCGCTGATGAGATCGAAAACCCTTGCTGGAGCCgtgaaaagaagaggaaaataaCTTCTTCAACAATGATAGATAATAAGGAAGTTAACCCGTGGGTATATCCgaaattatttttctaaattaattaataattaaacaatgaaaaatattttttagaaaatcttTTTCATCCAAACAAACAGATCCTAAGTATAAATTATAGGGTCTGTTTGGATAGCTTGTTTTTGggactgtttttgaaaaactgtttttcacattccaaatgctacaataaatgtgtatttcaaaaacaactccaaaaacaccatatccaaacaatatatcaaaaacaactccaaataaatatttaatatgtttatttcaatttgtatatttcaattatgtataggatatatatatatatataatattaatttaaatatatttatttatacatattataaatattttattttataaataaatatatattggataaaatatatttttatatatttataatatatttatataaatattatatattataaattatataaatgatatataataatatgtaattatacatttataaaaatattatatattatatatatttgatatatacataatatatattatatatattatacatttatataaatgtacatttatacataatatatatatttatgtatatttataatatacttttatattatgtattatatataatataatacatttataatatatttatacatttatattaatatacataatattaattatacatttatatataatattaatacatttatacatttatatttaatatattaatacatttatacataatattaacatatatttataatatattaatttatacatttatataatattcatttataatttatacacatttatacatttataaatatatttatattatgtattatatataatatatttattatatatatatatttatatgtattataaataaatatatttatttataaatatttataaatgtattataaatgcataaatgtatataaatataaaaatataaaatttataatttataatttatacatttatacatttatataatattcatttataatttatacacatttataataatatacatttatacatttataatacatttatatatttatttataaatatataaatatatttatttataaatatataaatatatttatttataaatttattataaatgcataaatgtataaaaatataaaaattataaactataaattataatttatacatttatataatattcatttataatttatacataggggtgcaaacgagccgaaCCGAGTCAAACATTGAACTTATTGAGCCAGACTCGACTACTGTAtattcgagttcgaactcgagctcgagaaaattgagctcgagctcgactcgactaagTAAGAAACTggctcgagttcgactcgataaggctcgattTACTCAACTCGACAAGAGCTCGAAATGGCTCGAATTCAGCTCAAAAATTTCTATCACTAAATATAACCAGCTTTATTTAACCTGACTCCAATAGCACGTTTTAACCTATTCAATGCCTTGCAAACTTGAATATAACAATTCCAAACATGAATTAAAAGTAACAACAAACAAGTTTTTCATTGTCCAATAAATgagatcaatttttttttcaataacaGCCCATCTAGTAACAGAAATATAacagaaatgaaagaaaaaggaacatCCTGAAGCATACAAAGTGCTCCACACGATTAACTCTGTTGAGAAAGTATGAAACAACTTCTAAGCAAAAGGAACATCCTGAAGCATACAAAACTGAGCCTAAAACATAAACAGCAAAAAAACCCAAATTGCAGCTAGTAAACTCTTTTCCTAATGTCTATAAACTCCTGTTTTCCCAGGTTTGGAATATTAAATGTAGTGCAACGCAAATCCAATCGTAGCATAAGCcaagattatgtaaaataaaaaaaatcatatcaaAGATTATGTTTAATTACCTTCTTAGTTGAGTTTTGCATATTTACTCTGACCCTTGACTAAATATCATCAAAGTCATTCCATTTACTCTTAGTGCACAAATCTGTCATATCTTTAACATTTATACTTTCTCCTATCACCAGCAGCCGAAAAGGTCATTTATACTTTAACATTGATTAAGTTCACTAAGCACATAATTTCTAAACGCAATCCAGCTTGCATTTTCTAACAGGACAAGCTAAAAATTACCCCagaatgagaaaataaaaagtgaACAATCAAAAACTACAAACCAAAATTATTTCAATCAAACAGAAGGTATATTCCATGAAAATGTATGTAAGAAGTTAAAAAAAGAAACCCAACGTTCTTACCAATCTTCAAAAACCGTCCTAAAtccaaactcaaaaaaaaaaaaaaaaaaaataaggagaaAAAAATACATAGACAAAAACGCTTGTTCCAACTTCCAATCAATATCAGTACAATCTTAATTCACCGAATACCTGAGAAgagacaaattttttttttcggctaattgattgaaattggGGACGGAAATGGGAAGGAAGAGGCGATCTAAGTCTAACGAGAGCTCCAGCTCCGTCGCCATTAACAGGAAAGAGGAAATTAATAGTAATAATTTTACATCTATACATTATACAACAGGAACGAGGTGAAGAAGTCGATCTGGCTTTAATGACAGGAAACAATCACTTATTCTACCACCAAGCATCATTATACAGCAACAAAAACAGAGAATAAGGGAATAAGAGTGATGGATTACCTGTTCGCGAGGCCCTCCACCAATGGAGCTGATGAAATGTCTACCGTAGCTGAGTCTAACGTTGGCCAACAAACTGGGACTCGGAGAGAAAGGGCTCTTCAATTGAAGGACGGCAGTGGTGGTGGCAGAAGTGGCCAACTGGTGAGTGGTGAAAACAGTGGtagcggcggctagggtttgctTTTGATTTGGGGAAAGAGGAATGCCGAGTTGCCGACAGCGGAACAGCCGAGTGGGAAGAAGAAAGAGGCGTGTTTGTGTTAGGGGTGTCCGCTGTCTTGGTCCTTAGTCCTTGGAGAAATTGTATCTAGTTTCTAGTTTAGTAATTAGTTAAATAAGTAGGGgtatttatgtaattttacaCGGCTCGCGAGCTCGCGaggctcgaactcgactcgtatTATAAACAAGCTGGCTCGAACTCGATATTGACTGAGCTCGAGTCGAGCGTTGACCGAACTGCTCGCGAGCagttcgattcgtttgcacccctatttatacatttataaatatatttatattatgtattatatataatataatacatttatatatttttatataaatatatttatttataaatatttataaatatattataaatgtataaatatatattgttataaaaatataaaaattataaattataaaaatactcgaaaatatgttttaaaaatacatcaAAAAATAATCCGTAAAACATCTATAGTAGAAGTTTGgaatatagtttttgaaaaataattccaaaaacaactaattcaaacggacttgtatttgaaaaacgaaatgctacagtgctgtttttgaaaaacaaccctaaaaatagctaatccaagCAGAGTCTagtctttcaaaaaaaaatgtaagcgGCTTTTGAGATTTACATTAGATTTGTAAAGTTATAAAAGTCTTACGAAaggttttgataaaaaaaaagagtataaaatataggagagagagagagaaggtgAGTGTCAAATTCTATATATATCGaaattttcttctattattcaaattattattttttttttgacaaacgtATTATTCAAATTATTATTTGATAATAGGATTGTTAATAGGAGTAGATCAAGTTAAATTCAGTTTGTGCGACCCGAAAAAAAGATTACTGAATCCAAATCTCATATAATAACATAAATTgagttttaaatttttaatataaatttaaaGTCTAAAACCCAAAAATTCATATAATTTATGAGGTGAGTTTGAGTTCACTAAGGCTGGATTCAAAAAGTCAATTGATAATTTGATATCAATGTCAATTTTAAATATGATGGATTGTTAAAGAATTCCCCAATCCACCCACTACAACtatggagaatttttttttttttaagaaaaagaaaattatatagGGCAATTACCGGATAACCATCTTGTTCCAGGGCTTCTACAAAATCCCAACCCAACACTTGGCGCCTTAAAATTTTCGGACCTGGAAGAAACCGCCTAGCTAGCTTACTAGCTCATGACATTTGCCCTCTCGGGTACGAacactctctctcacacactgGCACACTCATTAATCACACACAGTAATCGCAATGGGTAATCGGAGGTTCACTCAGATGCCGCCGAGCGATGACGAGGACGACGGGCCACCGCCACCACCTCCGCCGCCGCGGCGGAGCTCAGCGAACGGTGACGAGGAGAAAACGAACCAAAGGAAGCGGAAGAAAATGAAGCTCGTCgacgaagaagaagatgaagaaaagcAAGTGAAGGAAGACAGTGTCAGAGATAGGAAGAAGCAAAAGAAAGTgatcaaagaagaagaagcaactGCGGCTGAGCCTAGCGGTGATGAGGAGGAGGCTCCTCAGGAGGACGCCAAGCCAATTGGCGATGTAATTAGGGCTTCGGGAAAaggaagagggaggaggaaTCACTATGAGGCCTTCGAATATGATGGAATGCGATATGATTTGGTAAATATTAATTCGAAATTCTCGTTAATTGGATTCATTTCTTGGGTAATACTTATGCTCATAAGTAAGCATTTCAAACAATATCATTGCTGAATTGTATGCAACTTTGTTGAATACTTTTAGAAATTAGTTGTAATTGTAAGCTTCGACCCATTAATTAGAAGTTGAGGCTAAAAAAGGGTTATTTTGTGCAGAACAAGAACTAGAGTTCATACAAGCCATGTTAAATGAAACTAATAAGCACGAAAAATACAAAGTAAGGTTCCTGCTACGGTTATGCCTGTATATTCGTGGTACATGTGAAGGGTTAGAGAGGGAGAAAGAGCCTATCttatgctctttttttttttttggttccctACAAATGATGTGAGAATTCTCTTACTCTagatttcaaataacttcaGGAGGAATTAGTTGAAATCTGTTGCTATATAGCTGAAACTCATGTAGGGTGGATTTAAAGTCCTTTATGCCCGGTTCATCCACCCAATGAAAATTTTCCGGGTCAAGCTGTTATATGTATCTTTGGAGCTTTGAATCAGGGACTCAGAGTCCTGTGTGTATTGGACGAAGGGGAACCTGCAAATGTAGTATTAGGAGGATCTTTTGATAGGTAAAATCTGACCATGAGAGGAGACAAGGAAGACTATGTATGGGGCATGAAATTCTAGGCTTTCTGTTTCTACCATTTTAATTGAAAGTAAATCTTTTATAGTGCAAATGATCCTTAGCTGGCATGGTGTAACGAATGTCAATTATGGCAACCTTTTTCTAAGTGGTCATTTGAGCATCACATGAGCATCTTGTTGTAGATACTGCTGTTTGCATGTGCCCATTTGGTGGCTGTGAAATCATTTGGAACTCGTTTGATGCTTCTGTTGTTGCTTTTACTTTACCACACTTGATTGATGACCACAATAATATTTACCTTCCTAGAACTCCTTTTTCTTGATAAAGGTTGTGAATTCTATACTGATTTGGTGTGGGAGGCAAAACAATTGGATATATTATCCATATGAAAGTTTATACATCTTAAAATGCTGAAAGCATCTGTTAGTCAAGCCTACTTATTTTAGTAGACTTTGGGCATGTACCAGGTTTCTGGCTCCTACTGAGCTAAAAGTTATTTTGAGTTTATCTTAAATGCACATGGCTTTTGCTATGCGCTTAATGTAAGCTGAAGAAGCTGGACTGGAAATACGGCCCCTGAGGTGGTTGCAGAAACACTTGTTGGCTTCTTTGGAACTTTTAAACCAAAAGCATGTTTTCAACCGTTAAAAAGCTTATTTGATGAATACTTTCTTTAAAAAGCTTTAAAAAGCTGAAGA contains the following coding sequences:
- the LOC113712889 gene encoding uncharacterized protein — protein: MGKKKNSSTAAAAAISSQPHLQQAPSGTMREESSGKKQSSVNPKSMLKLDHLKNLAIWATAEASVCSLGAFFGHRLAATAEALGVPPDPSLFSCQRCESILQPGYNCTVRIEKIKPNPKRRRKKRSLSIENSVVYSCHFCSHRNLKRGTPKGYMKELCPSKPKVSSKSDPTKSSHPKFAKAKVITASKNDPMSKVDGIASQKIINKDPANDSSTTPSAKVETLLDTRKRKRTRSGSKKIVESESSSVPVDAKKASIPSSKRKRKSWTSLKDIAECSDQDSSRNFTNLAIPFRI